The Erythrobacter sp. SDW2 region GCCAGGGGACGATGTTCGAATGATGCTCCAGCACGCTGAGCATGATCCGGTCGCCCGGTTTCAGGTTTTCGCCACCCCAGCTGCTGGCGACGAGATTGATCCCCTCGGTCGCGCCGCGCACGAACACTATTTCGGTCTCGCTTCTGGCGCCGATAAACTGCGCCACCCGCCGCCGTGCCGCTTCATAGGCAAGCGTCATCTCGGCCGAGCGGGCATAGACCCCGCGGTGGACGGTGGCATAGTCCGGCCCCAGCGCCCGGGCCATGGCATCGATCACCGCCTGCGGCTTCTGCGCGGTCGCTGCAGTATCGAGATAGTGCCACGGCTGGCCCTCGCGGGTCAGCAGGCCGGGGAAGTCCGCACGCAGATGCGCCCCCGCGCAGGCGGGGGCCTCAGGCCGCATCGCACCTTGCCGCCTGGGGTCCCCGCCTTCGCGGGGACTCACAGATGTCGAACTGCTCACACCGCGTCCCCCAGCGCATCGAGCGCGGCGTCTAGCAGGCGCTCCTGTTCGCCATCGTCGCCAATCGCCACCAGCGCATCGGCGATAAAGGCCTGCACCAGCAGCCGCTTGGCCACCTGCGGCGGCAGCCCGCGCGCGGCCATGTAGAAGCGTGCCGCTTCGTCCAGGTGGCCCACAGTCGCCCCGTGGGCGCACTTCACATCATCGGCAAAAATCTCCAGCTGCGGCACGGCGTTTGCGCTCGCACCCTTTTCCAGCAGCAGGCCCTTGAAGTCCTGCGCCGCGTCGGTCTTCTGGGCGTCGCGGGCGACCTTGATCTCACCGAGGAAATTGCCGGTGCCATGTCCCCAATGGACGCTGCGAATGGTCTGGCTGGAAGTGGCCTCAGGCTCGGCATGGACGACCTGCGTCACGAATTCGCGGGTCGCCTCACCGCCGCCAATTGTTACCCCGCCGAATTCGAAATGCGCGCCCTTGGCGAGCATCACTTCCACTTCCACCCGGCAAGACTCGTTACCTGCAATGACAGTGAACATCTCCGCTCGCGCGCCCTCGCCGAGCGTCAGGCGGACGCGGTGCAGTTCCGGGCTGTCGCTACCGACCACCATGCAGTGCGCACGGGCTTCCCCGGCTGCGAGAGTAATGTCCTTCCACTGCCCAAGCGCGTCCACGCCGAGCCGCTCCAGCGCGCCGATATCGGCATATCGCCAGGCCTCGTCACGACGGGAGGGCAAGACCGCTGCGTCAGGCATCAGCCATCACCGCGTCATAGCCTTCGTTCTCCAGCCGCAGGGCCAGTTCCGGCCCGCCGGTCTGGATGATGCGGCCGCCGGCCAGCACCGAGACCTTGTCCGGCTTCACCACGTCGAGCAGGCGCTGGTAGTGGGTGATCAGCAGCACGCCCTTGTCGGGCGAACGCATGATCGCATTGATGCCCTCGCCCACCACGCGCAGCGCGTCGATGTCGAGGCCGCTGTCGGTCTCGTCGAGCACCGCAAACTGCGGATCGAGGATGCCCATCTGGACCATCTCGGCACGCTTCTTCTCGCCGCCCGAAAAGCCGACGTTCACGTGCCGCTTGAGCATGTCCATGTCGAGTTTGAGCAGCGCGGCCTTGTCCTTGGCCAGCTTGAGGAATTCGCCGCCCGACAGCGGTTCTTCCCCCCGCGCCTTGCGCTGGGCGTTCAATGCCTCGCGCAGGAACTGGACGTTGGATACGCCCGGGATTTCGACCGGGTACTGGAAGCCGAGGAACAGGCCCGCCGCGGCCCGCTCATGCGGGTCCATCGCCAGCAGATCCTGACCGTTGAAGGACACGCTGCCACCCGTCACTTCATACCCGGGCCGTCCACCCAGCACATAGGCGAGCGTCGACTTGCCCGCGCCGTTGGGGCCCATGATGGCGTGCACTTCGCCCGCCGCGACCTCCAGGGTCAGGCCCTTGAGGATCGGCTTGGCATTCTCGCCCTCACCAACTGTGGCGTGGAGGTTCTCAATCCTGAGCATTGGTCTGTTCGGCTTTCTGCTGGGCTTCCCGCTCGTTGGCCGCAGCGCATGCGCTGCGTTCGAGCGTGATGAGTTCGTTGTAGCGATTGAGCTGGTCGCGGTAGCGCGCCAGTGCCGCCTGTTCCTCGGGCGTCTGGTCGCTCTTGCCGACCAGCGCCTCGATCCGCAGTTCCTCGGCCTGCATGTAGCTGGCGCGCTGGTCGATCAGCGTCTGGACCCCGGCGGCGCAGCTGCCGTCGAGCGAGTAGCCTGCCGAATTGGCCAGCCGGGTGCGGACCGAGAGATCGAGGCTCTTGCCGCGCGCAATGTGAATGCGGCGGGCGCGGTCGAAGATATAGG contains the following coding sequences:
- the sufC gene encoding Fe-S cluster assembly ATPase SufC gives rise to the protein MLRIENLHATVGEGENAKPILKGLTLEVAAGEVHAIMGPNGAGKSTLAYVLGGRPGYEVTGGSVSFNGQDLLAMDPHERAAAGLFLGFQYPVEIPGVSNVQFLREALNAQRKARGEEPLSGGEFLKLAKDKAALLKLDMDMLKRHVNVGFSGGEKKRAEMVQMGILDPQFAVLDETDSGLDIDALRVVGEGINAIMRSPDKGVLLITHYQRLLDVVKPDKVSVLAGGRIIQTGGPELALRLENEGYDAVMADA
- a CDS encoding SufD family Fe-S cluster assembly protein, with the protein product MPDAAVLPSRRDEAWRYADIGALERLGVDALGQWKDITLAAGEARAHCMVVGSDSPELHRVRLTLGEGARAEMFTVIAGNESCRVEVEVMLAKGAHFEFGGVTIGGGEATREFVTQVVHAEPEATSSQTIRSVHWGHGTGNFLGEIKVARDAQKTDAAQDFKGLLLEKGASANAVPQLEIFADDVKCAHGATVGHLDEAARFYMAARGLPPQVAKRLLVQAFIADALVAIGDDGEQERLLDAALDALGDAV